The Formosa sp. Hel1_33_131 genome window below encodes:
- the aspS gene encoding aspartate--tRNA ligase, protein MYRSHHCGQLRTSNINEEVTLSGWVQKSRDKGFVIWVDLRDRYGITQLIFDADRTPEAMVSMAKSLGREFVIQVTGTVIERSSKNPNLETGDIEILVSKLTVLNEAIVPPFTIEDQTDGGEELRMKYRYLDIRRNPVKNNLIFRHKVTQEVRSFLSSQDFIEVETPYLIKSTPEGARDFVVPSRMNEGQFYALPQSPQTFKQLLMVGGMDKYFQIVKCFRDEDLRADRQPEFTQIDCEMAFVEQEDILNIFEGLTRHLIKSIHGKELSSFPRMTYDDALKTYGNDKPDIRFGMQFGELNAVAQHKDFGVFNAAELVVGIAVPGGNSFTRKEIDGIINWLKRPQIGALGMIYSRCNDDGTYKSSVDKFYDQDDLGQWAKITGANPGDLVCVLSGPTDKVRAQLSALRMELAERLGLRDPKEFAPLWVTDFPLLEWDEDSKRYHAMHHPFTAPKPDQIKLLDTDPGAVKANAYDLVLNGNEIGGGSIRIHDKATQALMFDHLGFTPEEAKEQFGFLMNAFEYGAPPHGGLAFGLDRLVAILGGQETIRDFIAFPKNNSGRDVMIDAPSAIDETQLKELHLKVNLK, encoded by the coding sequence ATGTACAGAAGTCATCATTGTGGTCAGTTAAGAACCTCGAATATCAACGAAGAAGTAACCCTTTCGGGTTGGGTACAAAAATCCCGAGATAAAGGATTTGTAATCTGGGTAGATTTAAGAGATCGCTACGGCATTACACAACTTATTTTTGATGCGGATCGGACTCCAGAGGCGATGGTATCCATGGCTAAAAGTTTAGGACGTGAATTTGTCATTCAAGTGACAGGTACTGTCATTGAACGCAGCTCAAAAAATCCAAATTTAGAAACAGGGGATATTGAAATTTTAGTTTCAAAACTGACCGTTTTAAATGAAGCCATCGTACCCCCTTTCACCATTGAAGATCAAACGGATGGTGGCGAGGAACTTCGTATGAAATACCGCTATTTGGACATTCGAAGAAACCCTGTAAAAAACAATTTAATTTTTAGACATAAGGTCACACAAGAAGTGCGTTCGTTTTTGTCTTCTCAAGATTTTATAGAAGTAGAAACGCCTTACTTAATCAAATCAACACCCGAAGGTGCCCGTGATTTTGTAGTCCCAAGCCGAATGAATGAAGGTCAATTTTACGCCCTTCCACAATCGCCACAAACGTTTAAACAACTGTTGATGGTTGGGGGCATGGATAAGTATTTCCAGATTGTAAAGTGTTTTAGAGATGAAGATTTAAGAGCCGACAGACAACCTGAATTTACGCAGATTGATTGTGAAATGGCTTTTGTGGAACAAGAAGATATATTGAATATTTTTGAAGGGTTGACACGTCACCTTATTAAATCCATTCATGGAAAAGAACTTAGTTCCTTCCCAAGAATGACTTATGACGATGCCCTTAAAACTTACGGAAATGACAAGCCAGACATTCGTTTTGGAATGCAATTTGGCGAATTAAATGCCGTGGCTCAACATAAAGATTTTGGCGTTTTCAACGCTGCAGAATTGGTCGTTGGAATTGCCGTTCCGGGAGGAAATAGCTTTACACGTAAAGAAATTGATGGCATTATCAACTGGTTAAAACGCCCACAAATTGGTGCGTTAGGAATGATTTATTCACGATGTAATGACGATGGAACTTATAAATCCTCTGTCGATAAATTTTACGATCAAGACGATTTAGGACAGTGGGCAAAAATTACAGGAGCAAATCCAGGAGATTTAGTTTGTGTACTTTCTGGCCCTACCGATAAAGTGAGAGCGCAATTGAGTGCCCTTCGAATGGAACTTGCTGAACGTTTAGGACTTCGAGATCCTAAGGAATTTGCACCGCTATGGGTGACTGACTTTCCATTGTTAGAATGGGATGAAGATAGCAAGCGTTACCATGCGATGCACCACCCATTTACTGCACCAAAACCAGATCAAATTAAGTTATTAGATACCGATCCAGGTGCGGTAAAAGCAAATGCTTATGACTTGGTTTTAAATGGAAATGAAATTGGAGGTGGCTCGATTCGTATCCACGACAAAGCCACACAAGCGTTGATGTTTGACCATCTTGGATTTACACCAGAAGAGGCAAAAGAGCAGTTTGGATTTTTGATGAATGCCTTTGAATATGGCGCACCACCACACGGTGGATTGGCGTTTGGATTGGACCGTTTGGTAGCCATCTTAGGAGGGCAAGAAACCATCCGTGATTTTATCGCCTTTCCAAAAAACAATTCTGGACGTGATGTGATGATTGATGCACCATCTGCCATAGATGAAACACAATTAAAGGAGTTACACTTAAAAGTAAACTTAAAATAA
- a CDS encoding efflux RND transporter permease subunit: MSTKKIKEFKLSSWAISNRMTVSVITFIIVLSGLLSYTGMARENFPEIIIPQIYVATPYPGNSALDVEKLITKRLEKEINSITGVDKITSNSIQGYSSIVVEFSFDFTPAEALQKVKDKVDVAMADPDFPKDLPSEPSVSEMNFSERIPIMNINLSGEFSMDQLKEYAEYLEDEIEELSEISSVDIRGVQEKELEIAVDLYKMEASKISFNDIENAVAFENMSVSGGDILENGIRRTVRVLGEFEDPLAVRDIIVKKEKGNIVYLRDIADVDFKEQEKESFAREYLQPVVMLDVKKRGGQNLLKASTKIDAILEDAAANVFPQNLIISKTNDQSNDTRTMVSDLENSIILGVILVVTVLYFFLGFRNALFVGIAIPLSMFLSFTILSFMGVTLNTMVLFSLVIALGMLVDNGIVVVENVYRLMDEGYPRVEAAKLGVGEVAMPIIASTATTLAAFLPLILWEGIMGEFMKWLPITLIIVLSSSLFVALIINPMLISVYMKVAPKKEAKVTFISKLENLYERFLSYALKGKKPGSIIVGTFGLLILAGFLMATFPPKILFFPNTDAKQVFVYIEYPIGTDIEETNLISMEIEKDIEEYLKKYEVNGKNFLITSVIGQVGEGTADPSRGQQGGKSPNKARITVDFVKYQDRQGVGTETVLKDIRNLLQGYPGVSIVVDKPADGPPTGAPINIEVKGDDYVLILETANRLKSFINNSNIAGIEELKLDIDQGKPELLISVDRQKARRLGVSTGQIGANLRTALYGKEISTYKNAEDDYPINLRLKDEMRYNKSALLDQKITFRNQSDGQIKQVPISAVATTENQSSFSAIKRIDLDRVVTIFSNVLNDYNPTEVNDKIRGIAEKFEAPKNISISFTGEQEKQAKEMAFLSRALLIAVLLIFLILVAQFNSATTPIIISISVFLSLIGVLFGLLIFRMDFVVLMTMIGIISLAGIVVNNAIVLIDYINLTIIRKRRELELEETDKLTPALLVECVVEAGRTRLRPVLLTAITTILGLLPLALGININFRTLLTELNPNFYIGGENVAFWGPMGWAIIFGLSFATFLTLVVVPILFYLINKLKTKKVKVVS; encoded by the coding sequence ATGAGCACAAAAAAAATTAAAGAATTTAAACTTTCAAGCTGGGCGATTTCAAATCGCATGACCGTTTCTGTCATTACGTTTATCATTGTATTAAGTGGATTACTTTCTTATACAGGGATGGCGCGTGAAAATTTTCCAGAAATTATTATTCCGCAAATTTACGTTGCGACTCCCTACCCTGGGAATTCTGCTTTGGACGTTGAGAAACTAATCACCAAACGCTTAGAAAAAGAAATAAATTCCATCACAGGAGTTGATAAAATTACGTCGAATTCGATTCAAGGCTATTCCAGTATTGTGGTAGAATTTAGCTTTGATTTTACGCCTGCTGAAGCACTTCAAAAAGTAAAAGACAAAGTCGATGTTGCGATGGCTGATCCTGATTTTCCTAAAGACTTACCCTCGGAACCAAGTGTTTCAGAAATGAATTTTAGTGAACGAATCCCCATCATGAATATTAATTTGTCTGGCGAATTCTCGATGGACCAACTTAAAGAATATGCCGAATATTTGGAAGATGAAATAGAGGAACTTTCTGAAATTTCGAGTGTTGACATTCGCGGTGTTCAAGAAAAAGAACTTGAAATTGCGGTGGATTTATATAAAATGGAAGCGTCTAAAATTAGCTTCAACGACATTGAAAATGCAGTCGCTTTTGAAAATATGAGTGTTTCTGGAGGAGATATTCTGGAAAATGGCATCCGAAGAACGGTACGTGTTTTAGGGGAATTTGAAGACCCCTTGGCTGTGAGAGATATTATCGTCAAAAAAGAAAAAGGAAACATCGTTTATCTGAGAGATATCGCTGATGTGGATTTCAAAGAACAGGAAAAAGAAAGTTTTGCGCGCGAGTATCTGCAGCCGGTCGTAATGTTAGACGTTAAGAAAAGAGGGGGGCAAAACCTTCTTAAAGCGTCCACAAAAATTGATGCTATTCTGGAAGATGCCGCAGCAAATGTGTTTCCTCAAAATTTAATAATCTCGAAAACAAACGACCAATCTAATGATACCCGCACCATGGTTTCAGACCTTGAGAACAGCATCATCTTGGGCGTTATTTTAGTCGTTACAGTACTCTACTTCTTCTTGGGTTTTCGAAATGCTTTGTTTGTTGGAATTGCGATTCCTTTGTCAATGTTTTTATCGTTTACGATTTTGAGTTTTATGGGAGTCACCCTTAACACAATGGTATTGTTTTCTTTAGTAATTGCCCTTGGAATGTTGGTGGATAACGGAATTGTGGTGGTCGAAAACGTGTATCGATTGATGGACGAAGGCTACCCGAGAGTTGAAGCTGCAAAGCTAGGCGTTGGAGAAGTGGCGATGCCAATTATCGCATCGACCGCCACAACTTTAGCTGCCTTTTTACCCTTGATTTTATGGGAAGGCATTATGGGAGAATTTATGAAATGGCTTCCAATTACGCTGATTATTGTATTGAGTTCCTCCTTGTTTGTTGCCCTCATTATAAATCCAATGCTGATTTCTGTGTACATGAAAGTAGCTCCTAAAAAAGAAGCTAAAGTCACTTTTATTTCAAAGTTAGAAAACCTCTATGAACGCTTTTTGAGCTACGCACTAAAAGGGAAAAAACCTGGAAGCATTATTGTTGGAACGTTTGGGTTATTAATTCTTGCAGGGTTTTTAATGGCGACATTCCCACCAAAAATATTATTTTTTCCAAATACAGATGCCAAACAAGTCTTTGTCTATATTGAATATCCGATTGGGACGGACATCGAAGAAACAAATCTTATTTCAATGGAAATTGAAAAAGATATAGAAGAGTATTTAAAAAAATATGAGGTCAATGGCAAAAACTTTCTCATCACTTCTGTCATTGGGCAAGTCGGTGAAGGGACTGCCGATCCGTCTCGTGGTCAACAAGGAGGGAAATCGCCTAACAAAGCTCGAATCACGGTTGATTTTGTAAAATATCAAGACCGTCAAGGCGTAGGTACCGAAACCGTTCTTAAAGACATTCGAAACTTACTACAGGGCTACCCTGGGGTCAGTATTGTGGTGGACAAGCCAGCGGATGGCCCCCCAACCGGTGCTCCTATAAACATTGAAGTAAAAGGCGATGATTATGTTTTAATTTTGGAAACTGCAAATCGACTAAAATCATTTATAAATAACTCTAATATTGCAGGTATTGAAGAATTGAAATTAGATATCGATCAGGGAAAACCAGAATTATTGATTTCTGTGGACCGCCAAAAAGCAAGACGATTGGGCGTTTCAACAGGTCAAATTGGAGCTAACTTACGAACCGCATTGTATGGTAAAGAAATATCAACCTATAAAAATGCAGAGGATGATTATCCTATAAATCTACGACTCAAAGATGAGATGCGCTACAACAAATCGGCTTTATTAGATCAAAAAATTACGTTTAGAAATCAAAGTGATGGACAGATAAAACAAGTGCCTATTTCGGCAGTAGCGACAACCGAAAACCAGTCGTCCTTTAGTGCCATCAAACGGATTGATTTGGATAGAGTCGTCACGATTTTTTCCAATGTCTTAAATGATTATAACCCCACAGAAGTCAACGATAAAATTAGAGGCATTGCCGAAAAATTTGAGGCTCCAAAAAACATATCAATTAGCTTTACAGGCGAACAAGAAAAACAGGCCAAAGAAATGGCATTCCTTAGTAGAGCTCTCTTAATTGCGGTGCTGTTGATTTTCTTAATCTTAGTAGCCCAATTCAATTCTGCCACAACCCCTATTATTATTTCGATCTCTGTATTTCTAAGTTTGATTGGGGTGCTCTTTGGACTGCTCATTTTTAGAATGGATTTTGTAGTCCTTATGACCATGATTGGGATCATTTCACTCGCAGGGATTGTAGTGAATAATGCCATTGTTTTAATCGATTACATCAACCTCACCATCATTCGGAAACGACGCGAACTGGAATTAGAAGAAACGGATAAACTAACACCCGCCCTTCTTGTCGAATGTGTGGTTGAAGCTGGACGCACGCGTTTAAGACCTGTTTTACTGACCGCCATCACCACCATTTTAGGATTACTCCCACTCGCACTTGGGATCAATATTAACTTTAGAACTTTACTCACCGAACTGAATCCGAACTTTTATATTGGTGGAGAAAACGTTGCATTCTGGGGTCCAATGGGTTGGGCGATTATCTTTGGTTTGTCGTTTGCGACATTTTTAACCTTGGTCGTGGTTCCTATCTTATTTTATTTAATTAATAAATTGAAAACAAAAAAGGTTAAAGTCGTTTCCTAA